A single window of Pseudarthrobacter psychrotolerans DNA harbors:
- a CDS encoding o-succinylbenzoate synthase — MPHTFPALDELLASAHVVSLPMRVKFRGIMERETLLLRGPLGWGEFCPFPEYADAEASRWLAATIEAGWHGFPAPLRSVIPVNATVPAVSADRVPEVLARFGRVDAVKIKVAERGQTLDDDAARVAAVREALPDAAIRVDANGGWDVPAAVSALTRLAAVGLEYAEQPVPSIEGLAEVRRQLRAAGTPVLIAADESVRKESDPLRVARAGAADLLVVKVAPLGGVRRALDIVAQAGLPAVVSSALDTSVGIRAGLALAAALPELPYACGLGTVSLFTSDITLDPLVADDGAIRLRDVTADAGLLSRYAASAERRDWWLARLARVHALLAASTAP, encoded by the coding sequence ATGCCGCACACCTTCCCCGCTCTGGATGAACTGCTCGCTTCTGCGCACGTGGTGAGCCTGCCCATGCGGGTGAAGTTCCGCGGCATCATGGAACGCGAAACCCTGCTGCTGCGCGGTCCGCTCGGCTGGGGCGAGTTCTGCCCGTTCCCCGAATACGCCGATGCCGAGGCCTCCCGCTGGCTCGCCGCCACCATCGAGGCCGGCTGGCATGGTTTTCCCGCGCCGTTGCGCTCGGTGATCCCTGTTAACGCCACGGTGCCCGCAGTCTCCGCAGACCGGGTGCCGGAGGTGCTGGCCCGGTTCGGCCGGGTGGACGCCGTCAAGATCAAGGTCGCCGAGCGTGGGCAGACGCTCGACGACGACGCTGCCCGGGTCGCCGCCGTCCGCGAAGCCCTGCCCGACGCCGCCATCCGGGTGGACGCCAACGGCGGCTGGGACGTGCCCGCCGCGGTATCGGCACTCACCCGGCTGGCCGCCGTCGGACTTGAATATGCCGAGCAGCCGGTGCCTTCGATTGAGGGGCTTGCCGAGGTGCGGCGCCAGCTGCGCGCCGCAGGAACGCCCGTGCTGATCGCCGCCGACGAAAGTGTGCGCAAGGAATCCGACCCCCTGCGCGTGGCCCGGGCCGGGGCGGCGGATCTGCTGGTTGTTAAGGTCGCCCCGCTCGGGGGAGTGCGGCGCGCGCTGGACATCGTGGCGCAGGCCGGGCTCCCCGCCGTCGTCAGTTCAGCGCTGGACACGTCCGTGGGCATCCGCGCGGGGCTGGCTTTGGCGGCCGCGTTGCCCGAGCTGCCGTACGCGTGCGGGCTGGGGACTGTGTCGCTGTTCACCTCGGACATCACGCTGGATCCTTTGGTGGCCGACGACGGCGCCATCCGCCTCCGCGACGTCACCGCCGATGCCGGGCTGCTGTCGCGGTATGCGGCTTCCGCGGAACGCCGCGACTGGTGGCTGGCCCGCCTCGCCAGGGTCCACGCCCTTTTGGCAGCATCGACTGCTCCGTAA